The following nucleotide sequence is from Hirundo rustica isolate bHirRus1 chromosome 7, bHirRus1.pri.v3, whole genome shotgun sequence.
GCACTTGCACCTACCTCACTGGGAGCTCCTTGGACAGCACTTTCCTTGAGAAGCAAGCCCCTTTCCCCTAAAGGCTTTTCTCCAAATGTATAGCTTTCCTGGGGAACACCAACACACTCTTAAGAATCCCTGGCAAGGCTGGGGTTAAGAAACCCTGAGGTCACTGCAGCAaaaccaggctgctcccagccagagACCAGAGCCCTGTTCCCACAGGACACTCTTGCCAGCACCTTCCAGGACTCTCCGCTGTGCACACAGCACTTTCATGCCAGCTCTCAACAGCCTTTGGTGCACAGAGCACAACCTGGCTGGCGCTGCCATCAGCACACCCCAAACACAGGTGGAGTAAGAAgaagcaggggctggcaggTAGCTATGCCCAAGAGAGACTGGAAGGGTGCCCACCTGCCTCTGGTCTCACTTGGTTGGCTTTCTGACTGGGTCTGAGGCAGGGGCTGCGATCCCTCAGTTGTGGGGCCCAGTTCCCACACCCAggatcccagcactgcctgacAGTGCTCCGGCCATTGGCACGGTCGCACGTCTGAGTCTCGGCCTCCGTGCTGCTGCTTCGCTTGCCCTTCGGCACACCCAAGGCTGTTGTAATGCATTGATGGGGTTTACATTTGTGGTGTTCTTCTATATATCTGTCCCTGTCTGATGGTGCACATCCTCCTCGGGTCGGGTCCGGTTTCCCCCCTTCCTTCTGAACCTGATTGGGTGTTGCCTCTGGGTCTAGCCcatgggccctgcccctgggggaaaaagccatggcaggggaggggccgGGGACACTCGGGACCGGCGAGCCATCGGGACAGGTGAGCAAACGAAGCAGGACAAGTgaataaagctgtaaaatcccaaaGGAGCCGGGAATAGACTCTCTTattttgccatcggcggccaTCTGATCTCATGGGGAGGGCTACAACTGGCACCTGAACTggggcttgaagccacaaaaggttcccaaaaagctggaagaaccactcagcACGTGGCCGAAGaaacccacgcagagacagacccgtcaggcttggcgttcgctgtggagtctccagatacaggattctacaggccagggctgcagttttctctcttggactcaaaaatcccatcggagtgctgTAAAGAAGCCTTAACGACCgacaggctgctcccagagagagtgACCACGTGTTCGTGGAAAACTAATCCGGGAGACTGAGACTAGAAGccctttttgcaccaaaaagggtcagtcttaGGCAAAACAAggaacaaggaaagaaaaggaaagaaacgctggaattttggtgagtaccactttcggttttctaagggaaaattttcttcagaggtgggattcctcagggaaaagggtttttcccTCTATCGGGGAAGGTTATACTTTCAGAGTAAACACCTTCAAAGTCCTCTTATCAGTTttggggggtggaaaaggaaactgtttccccttttttggctttttttctctccagcgaaggttttttttttctctttctctttttcttccttgcaatttctcagtcacaatagagaggacacagaaacttaaaatctgagccaaaaatgggtgcgAAATTATCTGTGTCTCAAAAGAGGGTctattacaatattttaaatgccttggaggatgggaaaacccattccaagaagcaattaaaaaatttccttcggtgcttatttgctcaatttccagaGGTATCTGAGCAAATAaactccccagaattttgggaaacttGTAAAAGAATTGTAATAAATTTTCCAAGCCAAattcagaaaatcaaaatttagaattttattttgagacttaaacacaATCTCaggtagccacaattaaaagggacagcgtcgaatcccaggatttcggcactgggtgaacacggtaactgactctgtcagcctgttaccccctctgttcacaaattgggtccaatactgcggatttttatacagtcctcCGCTGAGAGCTGGCTGAGACTGTAAGACTCTTGCCTTgcggtagcttcattagatattcatgttcgggtcCGGGGTCCGCTGAATAGCTcctcaaaagcagaacaatgtcctGATTGCCGCatccggagaaggtttggaaatgttaacaccgggccggaacagataatatatcgatctgatgtaatcataaGATCATCAGGCCACCCATCTCCCTTCTCCGTCCTTCTGTGCCGTTTCTAAAACGATtcccggcaggaattcctcgtgtccctccgtGTAGTTTTtgtctcagttaaccctgtaCACACCTTTGAGTTTACTGATCTTAAACCAAACTTAAAGTGGATCAATGTTACATGGTACGTTATTACATTCTGTGGTGAATGAATTACATATCTTATTacttaacacaaattaactttaggacgTATAGCACAagaattgtctcaatcaagctcccctaatggtaaagaaaaagcaaattttgctctttggagcctGCAGAttctatttgcaatgcaaaaacaaaatgaaaagaataaaaagcttgttccttgtggactttccacagtttcctcagtttctccctatcctgaccccaaaatctcTTTCCCAAAACCGGATATTCCTTGAGAAACGCCTAAGCTTTCCCCAAAACTGCCTTCTTCCCCAGCTTGCAAACCCAGAGTtaggtttacttttgcagacagttcgagtgcacaaaacccccatcttagtgaatcccaagcTAGTCTTAGTGCAGAAGGAggatcacaagatggaggggactcctgtgtttcccaaaatggccgaagccacGTGCTCTCGAATCACAAGGAGCTTATCCCTTtgtttgtccctccttcccacaatccctttcgcaatcccttcctctccccagacccccccttcccttcggtgccgcccccggcactgccctctcctctgactctgcccctaccctcaaacctccgccctccaaCTCtgccccgtgtgactcaagcctccagcccttccctgcccctggttcccacaggttccccgcccacagtcccaaTTCCCATGCCCTGGGTGGGGGGGAagccgggaacccggaagcaggaaaTTATCTTGGCTTCTcagccacccctgtcacataccgacagtcaaaaagagggagtgctgtccacagtaattgggatcCATTTCCACAACAAGTGATCCAGCATTTGTgtaaagctcaggccaaatttggacgcgaaagtgaatacttttgcagccttttaaaagcaaatttagcgtggaatcctattgttccctttgacctccggcagcttttttctgctctcctttcatccacacagttcaggctttgggactccacatggaaaaaaagattaagagatttacttgcagagctttggcaaaatcctgaaacggctgttgataataataatttgtcAATTCggttagaacatctatgtggtgatggtgaatgggcTGCAGCACTAAAacaagctcaagaaattcctttagttGTTTTAGAACGCAATagactgctttaaaagcattcttttcaatccaacCTGATGGGTCCTTTCAACCTTATAGTAAAATTAAGCAGCtgccatcagaaccttttgtaacgtTTGTTGAACGACTAACTCAAGCTGTCGAGctacaggttaagaatgaaggagcccaggaacatgtcctggaggagatggcactgaccaatgcaaacgaacagtgcaaggcagccatcttcagcctgcccatggaaccggctccaaccttagatgacatgctgcatgtttgtacccagaaagttcccttcaTGAGTGCACACcttaatcacagttccagagatgcattcagaccactgcaaagagctgccgcCGCAGATGCCATGctacctgtgccacggccaccacccaagagaagaacgaCTTGTAtcctgtgcaatcaggctggacattgggcgtctcaatgccctttaaagaagcaacttacggactttcaggacaatggggtGGGAGGTTTCAAGAGCTCAAAGGGAATGTTTCAAAAAACAGCGCTCACTTGCCCAGCATGCCGACATAAATAGGGCAAATCAGAggggggaggagaaaaaactaaaaaatgcaaatgttaaattaaataatcctgttaaaatcagttctacctttcagcagaagtcaccagatatgaccctttcagatcatgacgtAAGCAGACCCTGTTTAACCACAGAATGTTTCCAagagccttttaggttgcaactgacagaatccttgcacctaagtgacacagactggcatttaggttcattggatctacaagtgctgggctcctggcaacatgttgacagtaagtatgtcatccttggggacaccaagtacacaccgagagagatcgagatccttcctggtctcgtctcatcaaaccctaaacaactagttctctggcaGCGCTGTGTCTgtccacctttgtttctgcctgaGGGGCAGGTAACAGCTCAGGCtgttccagcacctgacccgttccctgaaaaaaacagcacaaggaacaaacaccttgaggttTGCCTCACatgagttattgggagggacaaactcataacagggtgtgaggtccgtcacagtggggaagtaataaacctgaaaggagttttggacacaggcacGGATGTaacgattgtaccagaaaggatgtggccctcgcattgggaactgcaaaatgtggccagGCACGtagaaggtatagggggaatgaaatgggcaaaaaaatcaaaaggtgTTGTGCAAATCaaggggccaaatggacaattagctacactgcgtccatttgttttagattactcagagcccttgtgggggagagacctgatggcccagtgtAGGGTCACGACTGGTGTTCCAGATGCCCCcctggtttttcaggctgcggccactgaagagcgccctacccagaaactcaattggaaaactgattcaccagtctgggtagagcagtggctgctcagtaaagaaaaattgaaggcgctccaggagctagtggatgaacagctagctaaaggccacattgtagaaaccacatctccatggaattccccagtctttgttataaaaaaggcaaacaaaggcaagtggcagctcctccacgatctctgtcaaattaataatgtcattgaggacatgggcTCTCTCCAACCAGCgatgccatccccagcgatgctcccccaaaattggaatttggcagtTATTGATaccaaagattgttttttccagatccctctacgccctgatgatgccccacgtttcGCCTTCTCAGTTCCTACCCTCAAAcgagaagccccgaggaaaagatatCAGTGGAAATTTCTTctccaagggatgaaaaacttgCCATCTATTTGTCaatggtacctctcttccctgctgtccgCAGTGcgcgcagctgtaggagaagccatcatcctgcactacatggacGATGTGattgtgtgtgcccccaatgatgacttactgtcccagagcttgacctgacaatcgattctttggttgctgcaggttttgagcttcaggaggaaaagattcaaaggatgctgccttggaagtacctgggtctggagactGGTAAGCAGACCACTGTGCtgcaaaaattggttgtcaaaaataacatcaggaccttagcagatgtccagcagttgtgtgggtccttaaattgggtaagaccttggctaggtctgaccactgaagacctagaccccctctttaatcttttaaaagggggagaggagctcagttctcctaggaccctcacccaagaggcaagagcagccctagaagAGGTACAGGACcgtatggccaccagacaggccaacaggtgcaaatcagacttgccattcagATTCATCATTgtaggcaaattgccacacttagacgggatgatttttcagtgggaaagagtggaaaaatcaacaaaggacaaagactgtagggatcccctcttaatcatagagtgggttttaCTCAGTCAGcaccggtccaaaagaatgaccaggccacaggaactggtagcagaattgattcGGAAAGCCAGGACCTGGATCAGGAAGTTGGCAGGAAGTGATTctgagtgtattcacatcccaattgagaaAAACttgggccaaatcacaaaagcaatattggagcacctgattcatgaaaatgaagctttgcagtttgctctggatagctacacaggtcaaatttcaattcaccGGCCTGCTCACAAgttatttagagaaaaaattcagttcaaattatcattaaaaagtgttcagagcaggaggcctttaaaggctttaaccgtttttacagatgcatctggaacatctcataaatcagtaataacatggaaaaatcctcaaactcagcagtgggaaaacgatattgtcgaggtggaaggatcacctcaggtagctgagttggctgcagttgttagagcttttgaaaagtttcctgaaccattcaatttggtcacagattcggcctgcgtagcaggtgtagtatccagagctgaacaagctgtactgagtggggtctccaattctgcacttttcaacttgctctcaaaactagtaaatctgatctcccaccgagagcaacaatttgatgtgatgcacatcagatcacacactgatttaccaggattcatagccgagggcaacagaagggctgatgctcttgctgcgcctgtggagatggccccactctcagacatctttggacaagccaaaatcagccatcagctttttcaccagaatgcaccaggcctagttCACCTgttccacctaactcgggaacaggcttgggcaattgtgtcaatgtgtccctcaTGACAGCAACgcgcactcccagccctgagtgcaggagcaaaccccagaggATTGAAAAGCTGCaaggtatggcagacagacgtgacacacatcatgtcctttggtaaACAAAGATATGTCCACGTATCTGCAGACACCTtctctggagctgtctatgcctctgcccacacaggggagaagtccagtgatgccatgaaacacctaatacaggctttctccttcctgggcatccccaaatcaataaaaactgataatggacccacgtacacatccaaggagttcagaagcttcctgcagcaatggggagtagagcacaaaaccaGCATTccctactccccgacaggttaggccatcgtggaaaggacccaccaaaatctcaaaagggtcctcaaccaccaacatcagtctctaaaattagaaacaccacaaatccagttgtccaaggCCCTGTTCACTctaaactttttaaattgtatgtttcaaaatcttaacccaccaattgtgcaccatttcagagagaactgtcaactgcagctgaaagcaaagccaccggtaatggtaaaggatccagcaaccagggaaacagagggtcctcatgatctgatcacccaGGGTCATGGGtatgcctgcgtgtccactccctcaggtcccaagtgggtgccagccaagtgggtgaaacctttcatcctaAAAAATCGCAAAAGCACCTGCAGAGgctccacaagtggccagtgctgcctggaggaggagaaagcgccaaaccttctccttctaattgTCATTActccttaacagtgtttttctagacagttttgtttgtatagcagtgtttttctagacagttttcCTCATACTAAAGGCTATtattcttttgcaactttaaaggtactcaaggtccaaactctgagtATCCCCCACAAATCGAGCCCTCCTCCCTCTTAAtgtaataagaaaaggggagatGTTGTAATGCATGGATGGAGTTTACATTTGTGGTGTTCTTTTATATATCTGTCCCTGTCTGATGGTGCACATCCCCCTCGGGCCGGGTCCAGTTTCCCCCCTTCCTTCTGAACCTGATTGGGTGTTGCCTCTGGGTCTAGCCcatgggccctgcccctgggggaaaaagccatggcaggggaggggccgGGGACACTCGGGACCGGCGAGCCATCGGGACAGGTCAGCAAACGAAGCAGGACAAGTgaataaagctgtaaaatcccaaaGGAGCCGGGAATAGACTCTCTTATTTTGCCATTGGTGGCCGTCTGGTCTCGTGGGGAGGGCTACACAAGGCTCCCTGTTAAGCCCTGATGGTCTCTGGTTCTGCCCTCTTCCTGACcctgtgcagggatggagcactgCTGTGCTTTCAGGAAACTATTCTTGAAAACTTCCAGCGTTCCAAGTTCCTTAGCCCTCCATGGATGCTTGCCACGGAATCCCACACAGCTGGGTTCAGAGCATACTCAGGCTGGCTCTTCCAAAATCCAGGGGGTTCAGGGTGCTCAGCAAAACCTTTAACTCCACAATGTTGTGGAACTGGACCTTCAGCACAGGAACCTTTCcagcctgatctgccctcgttcctctgtgtctctgcacaaaACACGGCGCAGAAGAGAACGGCAACAGAGGCCTGTGTGTACCGGGGCTCAGGTTTTTGCGCTGCTTCAGCTCCACAGAGATCCAGGTAAGGGGGAGAAACCAAACTGTTTATTAATGGAAGGGGAAGTGAAGGGAtgagatggggggaaaaaaaaaggcgatGGGAAGGgtctgagggctggagggagggagctgtCAACAGGGAGGAAGAAGGCAGGAGCTATGAGAGCTTCCCACTGgctcagctgtgcctggcaTCATCCATGCCTGGCTCTCCAGTGACACTCAGTGGTGATGTTCTCTTCACTGGCTCCTGGTACTGTTCTTGGGACACTGGTTCTCCGAATCCAGCAGATGACCTTAGTTCTGCACATCTTTGTCCAAAAATTGCTTGAATTTCCAAGTTAGTGGAGGATGGGCTGTCATCTTTGCTCATGGCTTCAAGGGCTGGAAGAGAGATGAACTACCATGGTCAGAGCTCAGACCTGCGAGGACACCcagaaattgttctgctaaagctaTCCCTCCCAGCACTCGTCGTgacaaaaagagagaagggCCCAACGGGATCAGCTGGAAGGTGCTGGCCACAAATTCCCCCGCCTGCGACCCTGAAATCTCTCTGCTCTACCCACGCCACCCCTCATCCACAaagggagcagagccctccGCAGCCAGGCCAGGGCTTGCAGCTGCCCCCGCCAGCCCCGCTGACAGCCCGCTGCCCTCACTCACCCTGACTGAGAACGTGAAGCTCTCCTGGCTGTCCTTTCAGGTACCGCGCAGCCATCCCTGGGAACACAGAGCCTGTCAcggcacagctccctgccagcgGCACAGCTGCCGGCCCTGTGGCCACACGGCCTCCTGGCCCTGGCGCTTGCCGCCTGCTGCCGCCCAAGGGCACGGCTGCGAGAGGGCGGCAGCAGCCCCGAGGCCAGGCGGGGCTCCAGGGCGCCGGGCCCGGACGCCGCTGCCGGGGCAGCAtccggggccggggccgagcTACGGCGGGCCGGGGAGGGAGCTCGGGCTCGTGGCTCACCGATGAACCTGATGGCCGCCTCTCGCAGGGGCTCCTGGGGGCTCTCCAGGTatggcagggcctggagcaggagctcgGCCGCTCGGCTCCGGTTCTcttgcagctggagagagcgGCAGGAGGGAAGGGTTGGTGTGGGCTGAGCCCCCCGGCCGGGCTCTcgctgcccccagccccggcctccCATGCCCACACAGCCCTGAGACCCGGCCAGCAGCCGCTGGCGCCGAGCTCTGGAGGGGGCAGAGAGCCGAGTGCTGCCCGGGGAGCCGTGTGTGCCACCTCGCCCTGCGGCCCCGCTGCGCCAGGGCTCCATCGGCGCCCGGCTCGGGGCCACAGGAGTCTGGAGAAGAACCTGTATGTCTCCTGGGTGCAGCAGtgagcagtgacacagctgcaAACCCCACACACTGAGCACCACGGTCAGGGGGCTTTCTCCACGCCGTCCTTACCAGGCATTTGCCGAACTTCATCGGCATCTCCTTCTTAACCGCCTGCTTCAGACTCCTCTTCTTCAGGAACCTGGCTGCACAAAGCAGTGTTTCCATAGAGGCCTGGAGAACAGAAGAGATGTGGAGATGgcactgcagcccagggcacaggacTCTCACCGGCAGGAGGCTGCAGACTGCAAGAcgccagggcaggaggcagccaAACCCCCTCCCAGCCATGCACCGGCATCACACAAAATCTCACATTTGCCACGTGCTGGTTCTCATCATGGCAGTGCAAGAAGAGTGGAAGCAGGCTCTGGCTCACAGTTCTCTTCAGGGGCTTTTTTCCCTGATCCACTACCAAGTCCATCACCTTTTCAAAAAGTTGAATGGAGAGGAGCTGCACATGGCTGTGGtcctggaggaagagaagacGAAAAGATCTCAACACCAACTTCTCAAGGCCCACCTGAGAAAAAGCCTAAAAATCCACAGGGCACAAAGTTCCTGGGCAGCAGCCATTGCCCGTGGCTGGAAGCAGAGAGACTTACATGGTCAAAGAGCGGTAGGAGTGCCTCAGCCAGCTTTGGGGCAGTGGTGCTGGATATCAGGATATCCTTGTACTGGAGAACATTCATGAAGACGGAGAGGGACAGCCTGACCACCTCTCTGTCTGCATCACCCAGCACATCCACAAGCCGTTGAGACAGGATGCCCATTCTTCTGGCCTGTGTGGAACACAAGACTCTGCTGTGAAGCCATGAACATCTGCACCGCCAACAGcgccctggcactgcagccccaCCCTGCTGCCGCCGCAGGGCCCAGAGGCCAAAGGCCTGTCCCGAAGCACTCGGGCAGCTGAgccaggaggcaggagagctgggagcatcTGCCTCAGCTCCTGAAGCCCAGCCAGCCCATGAGGCTGCTTTCCCCAGCGcagcttcagctgctgcctcctcactATTAAGGGATCCTTGATGAGAACCATGAGGCCTCTGAGCGCCAGGCGACCCCTCTCCCTGCACTCGCTCTGCAGATATCTTGACATCATCTCCAGAACTCTGTCACGACATTCACTCAAGTCCAGGCAGTCGAAGACCTGAAaggcacagggcagtgacaggggacctggccagcaggagccagaaactgcacagggctgggcataggcagcagcacagggtgcaGGCACCATCCCAGGCAGCTGCGGCTACGagaggg
It contains:
- the LOC120755406 gene encoding maestro heat-like repeat-containing protein family member 6 isoform X3, whose protein sequence is MAEKRLGLFRMRKNKGSSAASAKQPKAAAQSQPVQDGKKRTQEQDRGHSDRTLKMFPKFMSHRKTNKNTEGTDKFGSRPTDVSTASIECAEMTNYVVKADQVPAMVRIMHERLSSPVTADVRLFMNILRMADEHPPGVVLTLLRCAPTCDRFAVQTMKALLCRLQCDNVVTEMGRKCGWDTLLCAQTQHYAMGLLAREMRRDLMPLCFRIACHLLGLLSTAGHRWDRPFLAFLVEVFDCLDLSECRDRVLEMMSRYLQSECRERGRLALRGLMVLIKDPLIARRMGILSQRLVDVLGDADREVVRLSLSVFMNVLQYKDILISSTTAPKLAEALLPLFDHDHSHVQLLSIQLFEKVMDLVVDQGKKPLKRTVSQSLLPLFLHCHDENQHVANASMETLLCAARFLKKRSLKQAVKKEMPMKFGKCLLQENRSRAAELLLQALPYLESPQEPLREAAIRFIGMAARYLKGQPGELHVLSQALEAMSKDDSPSSTNLEIQAIFGQRCAELRSSAGFGEPVSQEQYQEPVKRTSPLSVTGEPGMDDARHS
- the LOC120755406 gene encoding uncharacterized protein LOC120755406 isoform X4, producing MAEKRLGLFRMRKNKGSSAASAKQPKAAAQSQPVQDGKKRTQEQDRGHSDRTLKMFPKFMSHRKTNKNTEGTDKFGSRPTDVSTASIECAEMTNYVVKADQVPAMVRIMHERLSSPVTADVRLFMNILRMADEHPPGVVLTLLRCAPTCDREMRRDLMPLCFRIACHLLGLLSTAGHRWDRPFLAFLVEVFDCLDLSECRDRVLEMMSRYLQSECRERGRLALRGLMVLIKDPLIARRMGILSQRLVDVLGDADREVVRLSLSVFMNVLQYKDILISSTTAPKLAEALLPLFDHDHSHVQLLSIQLFEKVMDLVVDQGKKPLKRTVSQSLLPLFLHCHDENQHVANASMETLLCAARFLKKRSLKQAVKKEMPMKFGKCLLQENRSRAAELLLQALPYLESPQEPLREAAIRFIGMAARYLKGQPGELHVLSQALEAMSKDDSPSSTNLEIQAIFGQRCAELRSSAGFGEPVSQEQYQEPVKRTSPLSVTGEPGMDDARHS
- the LOC120755406 gene encoding maestro heat-like repeat-containing protein family member 6 isoform X2, whose protein sequence is MAEKRLGLFRMRKNKGSSAASAKQPKAAAQSQPVQDGKKRTQEQDRGHSDRTLKMFPKFMSHRKTNKNTEGTDKFGSRPTDVSTASIECAEMTNYVVKADQVPAMVRIMHERLSSPVTADVRLFMNILRMADEHPPGVVLTLLRCAPTCDRVEARDHSMTWVCSAHRFAVQTMKALLCRLQCDNVVTEMGRKCGWDTLLCAQTQHYAMGLLAREMRRDLMPLCFRIACHLLGLLSTAGHRWDRPFLAFLVEVFDCLDLSECRDRVLEMMSRYLQSECRERGRLALRGLMVLIKDPLIARRMGILSQRLVDVLGDADREVVRLSLSVFMNVLQYKDILISSTTAPKLAEALLPLFDHDHSHVQLLSIQLFEKVMDLVVDQGKKPLKRTVSQSLLPLFLHCHDENQHVANASMETLLCAARFLKKRSLKQAVKKEMPMKFGKCLLQENRSRAAELLLQALPYLESPQEPLREAAIRFIGMAARYLKGQPGELHVLSQALEAMSKDDSPSSTNLEIQAIFGQRCAELRSSAGFGEPVSQEQYQEPVKRTSPLSVTGEPGMDDARHS